The Phlebotomus papatasi isolate M1 chromosome 3, Ppap_2.1, whole genome shotgun sequence genomic sequence CTTAGCGGACACTGGAGGCACAGAATTTCACTACAGGGACCTCAATTGCCGAGAAGTCGAAGGACCTTTCAGATACATCCTGATGGGTTTGTTTCCACAAAATCATTTCATAGCCCTTTCCTCAATCTTTGTCTTTGTTTCAGGATCCATCGTTACAAATTTAATCGGATTTGTAGCTGCAGCTGCTGTGCTGATTCTCTACTGGACAGGGAGACGACAGAGACGAAGATATACCGTTGAGGATCATCATCCGGCAATTACTCAGCTTCCGGAATGAAAAAAGTGTGATTTAGATGGTTTTTTCTGGGATTCGACAATTTTGTAAGGTATTTTTTCAATACATTGACCTTCTCCAAAGGATTCGGTTTCGCGAATGCTGAGGAGAAAAAGAATTAATTGGTTTTGTGTTTGATTTGACGGTTTTATTCAAAAAGGTGGTGaattccaaaacaccaaaatgtaGACAATAGTCTCGTTTTGAATGAAAGCCCATATAACGTCtcgatttttaaagaaattcttgAGCAGGTTTTTTGCTGAGTGGGGTATAATAACCTAATAACAATGGGGTATAGTAACTTACAACTCTATCCACAGATTCACTTGAAGCTCTTAGCATAACCTCAAATCGTCTCCTTAAAATGAAACTGTCCtaagtgcatttaatttttatcaccATTTGTTGTTAATGACGTATCATGAAGGTTCTTTTGCTACGATTGCAgatacaaagaaaatgcagttagaacagtttcattttgaggagacgaaattgcaattaatttttttataaaagaattgaGGCCTCTTCTGAGATGAGGCTTAGTTTTGTGGTTTAATTTGTATTCTTCAGCCTAATATAAATTGTCGTAGATGTGGGTCAATGATTGAGACATTGGGTCACATCCTGCGAATATGTCTCTACATCAAAAGGAGACTCATAAATCGCCACGACAGGATCCGTAATTTCGTCGTCGCGGTAATTACTTGTGCAGACCCTGAGGCCGTTATTATCAAAGAGGCACCGATCACCCGGTCGTTCGGGGCCCGTCTTAGACCCGACCTGATTTTGCAAAATCGGGAAGGGTTCCAAGTGGTCGACGTGATAGTCTGCCACGAGGATGGGATGGGACTCGACACCGGGCGGCAGGACAAGATCAATAAGTATGAGGCTCTCCATAAGCTCGGGATCACTTCTAAACACGTGGCTCACGCGATTTCCATGATCGCCCTTCCTAGTTCGATTGTAACATATTATAAATTGATGGACTACAATTGGCGGTCAAGACCTCGGGACAATTAGTCCTGTGAAATTCCTCCAAGGTTATTCCCAGTCTTTTTGAGTGTTACCGCTGTATTGTCACACGTGAATGGAGTTCTTTACACTATATctcacatttatttatttatttgaaacttaaaggagaatggtcaaatccggtcccggaatcgccacgaacgggacctatgtcaatggatacactgactgagagaaattggaaaaagttcaaataacattccggaaatgttaattttaccctgcaatattgatccaaaattggtgtaaatgttatgctttttaggtgtattgggggttgaagttacccttttccatgttaattttacccttaaaaaggtgtaaaattaacattaaaaaatgttgatatatttttatacctaaaaactgttaaatttattaggaaaaaaagttaatcgctttagtcgttcttgagtaattcgttgtcaaaacagcaaAACAGAGACTCCTAACGTTTATCATCCTAGGTTCCggtaattttttaatcttatatcagtatagtacctacaaaatgcgcctactctcattTGTTGCGATTCCAGGACCAGCGCCCGtgtagttttgaccattctccttctATCAAATGACAGACAGTGACACACGCATTCGATACATTGACAGACAAATTGGACCGCTCCAAGCCCCGGGAGGACAAAGACAAGGTGGGCATTCATTCCACCTGGGTTGAGTAATGTAGCGAAGGGGGGATGTAAAGGTAATGTAAAGAACGCTACAGCCGTCCCCTCTCGCTTTACTTTTAATAAAAGACAACCGGACCATAAGTAACAGGGAAGTCCGACCACCCTTATGTGACcgcaaatattatatatatatatatatattatatatttatatatataatatatattatatatatatatatatattcattGGTTATCttttgtgttttaaaatttggagGCTTTAGAAAATCAGGTCAATCTATACTTTTCTATTACTATTGCTTTCATTGAGCCAGAATAGAAGCTGTAAGCTACTTCTCATCCTCTAAGGCccttgacagacctaaggattagccgagacacggcttagcgtaattatactcAACATAatggttaactctttccggaccgcagcatatgatGCAAGCcagtttcaccattttttaatcaaaaatatgtaagctcaggaattaattgaggttctacaaaaaatatcttacatttggacatccttatagtttgtaatcatctacaacaataggatttttatcagttttaaataattaaaaaacattttttttcacagaAGATTCATAtactgctttgggtactcagagtcccaaaagagacgaaagagtttaacttcatttccatcgttttccactaagtcgtctctcggcttaagtcgtaagtgcttCTAGGGCATAACCGACATCATGGTAGGATTTGAGGAAAAGTAAGGTTAAGAATTCAGGAGGCTGTAATGTCACCAGTGGCAGCCCTTCTAGAATTTTGGTTGTCTTACAATCTAGGAATTAATAGTTCATATTCTCTCATTTCCTCGTCTATTTATTATTCTAGTAAGTCACAGAACAATTAGTGAATGtgtacaaaatttgttaaattctaTCGCAATTTGCAAGATAATCCTACTTTTTGGAGAATGACAGTGCCTTTCAGTCCAACAAGGACTTGATGACGTTTGTGCTGTAGacaatttcctttgttttcgcCTCAACCTTGACCTTCTCACTTTGCCTCTGTTTCGGAGATCTTCTGAACATCAGTTTTTTAATGTTTCCAAACGGAGTGTCGAATAGAAGAGTGAGAGCGATGGATGTGAGATAGATCCAGAGGAATTCGTTGAATTTAAGCTATAAGTACACCATAATTGAAGTTAGAAAGGTTCAAAACGGTAAGGGCcatgacagacctgaggattagtcgagagacggcttaacacaATTATATTCGCAATAATGTTCAAACTaccttttcatcattttccactaagccgtctatCGGCTTAATTTggaagtctgtctagggcataagttagGTTAGGCGACTCACCGTTGTGGGAATAAATTCATAGCGATCGGGGGTACGGGTGCGACCGACATTGTAGAAAAATACTGGAAACTGCGTGAGATAGATGGCGTAGGAGAGACGCGTTGTGACTAGGAAACCCTCCCATGATAGTACCCGGCTAAGCAGGGATTCGTACCCCAGGTGTGATGTAAAGATGATCCATGCGAAGAAGCTGCACCAAGCAATTGGTGCAAAGGCTGCGTAATGGGCAGCATGAGTGGGATTATACTCATACCCGATACGACCCATAGGGGCTGGTCCAAAGAACGCCACCAGCATTAGGGCTATGTTGCTGTACCAGCCAATTTTGAGTTGTGTAGGGGTTAGGCGGATGTGCCGATAGCGTCTGAGGACGTAGCCCAAAAGGACTCCCATAGCGTAGACTGTTGCTCGATGGACCGGTAGGATGTACATATAATTGGCAGTGTCAAAGAGCTGGGATATTCTGTAGatcatttttttgtaattagggCTTTAGCTTGAACTACGTATATCATTCATCAAAAAAGATGTAAACTTACGAAGTTCCGAAGCAGATGTAATTGGAGAGTCTTCGGGTTACTGTGACGTAGTATCTGGCAGCTGTTGAGAGTCCAGCCACAGCCAGGATTACCATAAGGGTCCTTTTAGGCCACTTATATAGGCCAATAGCGATCAATGGTGACAAAATGAAGAGCTGTGTATCGATTCCAACATGATGCGTATGGGTTAAGCACTgaaatcgaaaaaaatattaagcttTAAAACCAATCTAGTTTTAGTTTCTAGAAGAAAAGTTATTCTTTCAGCAAGTTCAAAAACATGCTTATAacgaaatgttttaattttaatatgcacTTTAAGTCCTAAACCTAGCTTAGTCTTTCTTAGACTAAGTCGAGGGATGGCTTAGTGGGAAGCTGAtaggaatgtagtctaatcattattttggttataattacgttaagccgtccctAGGCCTAAGTTGTAAATGTGTCCAGTACGTAAGTGAAGTGTTAGGGCAAGGCTAAAGCTAGCCAGGTTTAatgtattgaaatatatttaaaaatagaacagCTTCAGAGGGATATAAAGTCTAAAGATGATTTGATGTTTTTTCTTGAATTAGGCTTAAGAGCGGCCTATTAAAGTAAGCTTAGACCTAAGCCTTGGAACGAATTGGAAATTAACCTAGTGTGAAACCTTTGACACATAAAATTCAATCACAAACTAAACATACCATATTTTCGAATCCAAAGTAGTTATGGATGAATAACAGATTCCTCCACCAAGTAGATTTACAAATATCTGCATGATGAGTAACAACTAGATTCCACTGAGGACCACTTCCTAGAAGTGGCAGGATAAAAGTACAGAAGAGAATAAGGGCTCCAAGGGTAGGTACTAGCCTCAGAAATCGTCCTGTGTACTCTTGAATGATTCTGATAGGCTGTCCACGTTGGAGGCGTCCGTAGAGAGAATATGTAGTCAGTAGACCACTAAGCATAATGAAGGGATCGGTATAGAGACTCGCGGCTCTTCCTATTACTGTCCAAGGTTGTCCCAGATACTCTGTCATTTCAGTTCGATTGACATAGGGCTGAAAGAAAAGAGCCATGGACTTGTGGGCTATTATGAGCATTGAGGCATTGAAGAATCTGATCCCGTGGACGCTGGCGATGTCATTAGCGTCCCTAGAAAAGCTGAATAGTGCCTCAGTGTTCTTTTTCAAAGAGAACGTGAGGAACCACTCATCTGCAAATCCACAAATATTGTAAATTATTATTCTTGAGCTTATATAAATCAATCGACTTACTCTTAGATTCACTCGTTGATCGAAAGTCGTAGATGGTCATTAAGGCTGCAATTAGAATGACTGTGAGAAATACTCCTCCAGCAATTAAAGTGCTACGGTCGATTTTTGGTAGAGTCTCCTTAGTTTGGCACATTTCCCGTTCAACTCGAACTTTGAGATCGATTTTCGTGACAGCTGTGAACTCCTTGGCGTATTCCAGAAGGGACAGCTCGATGTCCGAGTGAGAGCAGGCAGATGGGATGCAGAGAGCCCAGTTAATTGTAGAGAATCGAGGGACTCGATGCCCAGGCTGTAAGTTACAAGCGTGattcaaaaaactattttgaaaattgttccTTGGAACATGAAGACCGATATATTAGGGAATTTTGCCATTCAATCAAGCGTTTTGATCCACTTCTTTCATTCAGTCGCGCGTtgaggactttttttttaatttaaacagtACACTGACttgtattattaaatattttaaatacttattttatttctaatggtgcctacacactagaagcaattttcgtcaaaaaattgccttttagaaaaaaaaagtctgacgtttctgcatacaagaataggggaaattttctttaagaaaggcagtttttaaagaaatttctcctagtgtgtagaggccataaaataaaatcaaatttcttaaatcttctttattttctcttattttggGGTGATTTTAGAAGACGTTATTAACGTTACGATACTTCAAATCAGGAATATTTAATTGTTATGCCAAATATTTAACCAAATTATAATAATCTATCATTATCCTAaaatcgaaaagaaatttttaattacagttcttttttaaagttctattaataaaaatatttatttttttcacattttcaaaaatagttcttacagtgcccgctttgtaatctggatggattttttgaattatataatacgagttttttttttgaaatagaataaaagttttaaagaagcttaaaaagacataattagagaattctatgctattatacttcatttattaaacaaaaacatcacagtataattcattttcattgctgaacacacatgcatgcataaactcaaaattattttaaatgtaaccgtcgataactcgtccggattacgccgatccggattagagagagGGCAcagtaattatttttattttgtttaagaTATGTTGGAAAACATCTAGAATAATctatgtttttttctaattaaatattttaaagtattgTTTAAGTCTAAGTATAAGATTGCTTCAAATTTAGCCAAACGGTTTaacaagttttattttattacagaccggatttttcaagaaatttatattatatttattaagaaaataagGGTAATAAGGCAATCAGACTCTCAAAATTTGGATAACCTTTAATATGAGCCCCGTGTTGTCAGATTGTATTAGATTAGTTTAGATTCTAATTAgagttaatttaaaatataggaCCATTAACAAATAAGGTGGTATTTAAATAATCTGGTTTTCGAGCAGAGTTTGAGACCTTTATTCTATACTTAAAACCAGAATTGTTGTAGGTCTTCAATCACAATTAGATTTAGGAGATTTTTGATACTTGAAATATACTTAAAGTTTCTAATTTCAAGATTTAAGGGTAATTTAAACCCTTGACAAATATACATTTTCAGACCTCTTAAAGTTTTAACAGTGATGTctaccaaaattaaatttaaactcaGAAAAAATAGCACTTGATAGTTTTAATGATTTTACgtgataattttaataaatttaaaattattgaactctttcgtctcttttgagaCTCTTAATAcccaaagaaaaatgaagataacctgggaaaaacaattttctaggactatttagaatcgataaaaatgcgatttttataGATGATTACAATCTATAATCATAATCACCATTCTTCATTTTGTTCGGGTTCGATTTCAAAGCGTTTCAAGGTAagtttctgaatttgattcagccaccttgtcctaggcctTCCCCGCGGAAGAAGCCTCTTCAAAATGGCTTGCATAGTTTTTCTATGCACTTAAGCAATCTTCAGACTGCAGACCAtatgtttttttcaaattttctaaatttcaaatttcctaagcatttacaatgatttttaaaaatctattgcTTCTAATTGACAATTTATTCCAAGATATTTTAGTCTTGACACCTAATCGGttttaatggtgtctacacactagaagcaattttcgtaaaaaattgtctttttttaaattctgacgtttctgcctacaaggataggggaaattttctttgaaaagacatttttaaagaaatgtctcctagtgtgtagaggccttaagtgcCAGTAATTTTGGATAATTTCTAATTTGATTACAATTATATTCTTCagtggtatggacatgttcaacgcatgaatgaagaaagattccccagaaaagctatgcaagccattgtgaggagacctcgacctcgaggaagacctaggacaaggtgactgaatcaaattcagaatcttgccttggaacgcgtcgggatcgaacccgaacatcttcctgaagtggcggaggatcgacaagcgtgggcttctaatttggatgtcatgggcccgcgaccccaatagggataagcggttgaaaatgaatgaatgaattataTTCTTCagtttatttttcttaactaaattcataaattattcTTAGTGAAAAATAATAAGGATTAGGGGAGACTATAGTCTGCAGAAGTTTACGAgcccttttactgctcgaacttcactggtagaaataaaaggatcaaattgatccttctgcaaaggatggatcaaattaacatgttctattatggaaaatgtgcattcagagttcaaaatttgatctattctttgcaaaaggatcaaatttggaccaatttgatccttttatttttagcaGTGTCCACAGTGATAATATAATATCTCGATTCTGAGTAAtactatatattatatatttcgaCTCCCTACCTCCCAAAGGAATCGTGTTTTggtgaattttggaaatatgaaGTTTCGATTTTTTGGCGACACGCTATTTGTCCGTCTGACCGGTCTATCCATTCGGCTGTCGCTAGCTCTAGAGGCTCAACGGTAAGAGGTAGCTACTTAGAACGTCTGGAGGACCCCCATAAATCGGCCTAAAGATCGTTAACATACCTATAATTTTTCCCCATCCGTGTTGGAATTtacgataaaactgaacctgtTTCACTCGGTTCTGAACCGTTAATAAATCGcttcataatcgataactaatttttatccgcaattcaattacattactcCTGAGGTATCTTTcggacaatgttttgagtgatttataaaggCATTGTATcttgcattgtataaatgagcagtaaaaagttaaaattgagcagtaacaaaaaaaattgaaactgccccaccttcccctagaGCATTTAGATTTCACATgttgtaatgaaaaaaaaacttttctttaattaaacgCAAGGTGTTACGATATTaattaagctttattataattTCCTGATCCAATTTAAAGAGAAATTCTTGACCGGGTTTATTGAAGAACTTACACTGTCTATTTACCCTTGATATTCAAATACCAGACTATTTGATTAGCATCTAACTAAACTTAAGAATACGACTCAGGAAAAGGAAATGTCTTTTCTGTTTCACTTGATTGACTATTTTGTTTAACTAAACTCTGCCGGGTGATGTTTGCTTTTTGacgctattttatttttataaaagaccAATTGTATTCACGCTACATTTAAAACTTCTAAAAATTGCGACTGACGAATTTCTAAGGTTTGGCGAAAAAATCTCCTCTTAAGTCAATTGATAATCAATTAGCACTCATGCGctgtaatatttctttttgcttTGCAGAATATTAATTTGAACAATGGTCATTGACCATTGGAaggattttagatgatttttaacattgtatttttttttgctgtagaAAATTAGTCCTAGGTTTTCTGCGACTTTGAGCCCAGTTTCAGTTTATCTGTTTTGCAGATAGAAAAATAAACAGGGAAAATTTGTTGTCTGCTTTTGCAAACACTTTTCTAACAACAATCCAGAGATCAGCGGCATCCAATTAGCATTTCAGATATGAAGTCATTTCCATTATCCGCCAAAATTCCTCAACATCTAACTTAGGCTCTAATTTTATTGTTCGTCAACAATTTTTTGGTATTTAGGTGTGATTTTCGATCTAAATCAAATCGCGCGAGTGCCAAAAAATCCCGCCAAAATACAAAGTGTGAgatttgtttataaatatttgtatagGTACTCACATCATTGAATTCACTGCGAAAAGCACTGTGAGACTGAAGTAGTTGATGAAGATACTTCATCCTGTGGAACTTTTCTGGAACCTCGGGCTGCAGAGATGCCAGGCAATATTGTCCTTTGATCTTCTCGACAGAGTCTGCAACATCCAGGCACTGATCAAAATCTCCCAACTGATTGACATTCCCATTGAGAAGTCCTGAAGGGAGCTTTGCCGAACTATCCAGCACTAATTTTGTTagagcaaaaaataataaagatatCATTGAGTGATAATCggatgataaataatttcacgtCTTCTTAGGCTTTTTGCATTGAAATCTTTTGTTGCTAATAATATCTCTTAAAATTTTGCTAATTATAATCAACAATGACCTTTTAAGTTAGTATTGTCTGATGAAAATATTAGGTTTTTAGCCGAAATGACACTTTATAAAACAGtttgataaatatattttattagaaaattgggataatttagtgaaataagaCCTAATGTCAAATCCAATGGCTAAAGGTAAGATATGAagcaaatttctttgaaaatcaacttaatgtttgtaaagtttttcaattttggataatttttgaatacatttgcgataaggggggggggggtattcTTTAggtttttattagtttttaaaCAGTTGCTACATATGGTTTTAATTACGTTCAACTTTTAATTTAGCGTCatataatgtttaatttgattGGTGATATCGCAATGAAAatgtgtttttattttagtactttactgttctcaagtgcttctgcattatcgacttttctttgtgttggttcctgacGTAACTGTTTCCCTAGTCCACGTCGTGTTCTAAAGCACCAAACAGTCTTCACAggaagaaatacaaaaaaaaagtcgtttacgtagaagcacatgagaacagacatgtactaaaaaatattcagaagaaaaatttccccttttcattttttattggaataactCCATAATAAAACTATCAGAAGAATACacgttaccttcggacgatttatgcttcgcacaaatcatttttttcaatgtgttctaaatgaatttggcccattataatattatattttaatcgctactccaatgcctcaaattttcagaaaagagctttaGGTGAATTCCAtaagaaaaatagagaaaaaattgaattgttcgaagcttgaggcGTCCGAAGGTAATGCGCTTTCCCCTAGGGGAAAGCacgttaccttcggacgatttatgcttcgcacaaatcacttGTTTCAATGTGTTCTAAATAAATTTAGCCCATTATAatactatattttaatagctagtacaacacctcaaattttcagaaaagggcTATAGGTGAAATTCATAAGAAACATACAGAGAAAATTGAAtcgtccgaagcttgagtcgtccgacggtagcgcgctttctcctacATTAATTCCTATTAAAAcacttttagtacatgactgtactaaaaataattgtggtatttttttttaaattgtgctTAAATGCAGAAATATTTGTAGATTAGTAAATGCATAGTatttttttcatagtaaaataCCCATGAATTTTTTCCATTTGATGTCATGTACTAAACCCACTGTGATTAACAACTAAATTCAGTTGCAagcttaaaaaataattcaaaattgtgcAAATGAAATTagtaaagtaaaagaaatgttttaatCTCTACAAAACGGATGAAGTCTGTCATAATGTCAGCTAAGTAGAAAGTTTTATACAAACTGCTGGCAATTCTAAAAGTCAGGTAGAATATTGACAATTTTTTCAGCAATTCTTTTTAGTACAAGTCTTATAATATTCCAGATACATAATCAAATCCATGAATTAATGTTACATTTTATCATTGAAAGTTTTTAACTGCAACAGAATGAGCAGTATCTTGGCAAAACTGATCAgtaaaatttagatttcatcaataatggctctggcacaccttttaaatcaagaaaaatttgaagaaatcatAATTCACGTCCCTTTTCTTCCTCAATCCTTTTGTATAAGTCTCTCCCTttctttcatactcttcttcttcttttatacatcacaccaaattcaatttagttcaatctaatttgagGTGCGAAAGACAAGGACAGATATATCATAAAAGTTTGAAAGAAAGGGACGAACTTCTTGATCTTTTTTAGATCTTGAAAATTTCttcgaaattttcttgatctaaacaaatgtaaacaaATGTTCTTCATGTTTGCTGAACAAACATGAAGAACATGTTTGTTCAGCAAAATTTGGTTgactaaaaatagttttatcaGTAAAAGagtaaatttggtcagtaaggACTTCAAGCtgctcaattttattcatttaaaataagAATACTAAGACATTCAATTGGGCAAGTGAAAATAAAACGAACTAttaaaaattctgtaaaaaatcaattttggtaaataattttttttcgattgcGGTGATTGCGCTGGTAAAACTTCAAGATCGTACGGATCATGCGATCAGactctaagggccttgacagacctgaggatcagccgagagacggcttagcgtaattatattcgaaataatggttaaacttcatttccataattttccattaagtcgtctctcggcttaagtcgcaagtgtgtctagggcataagatagCGTCGATTAATCTGTAGGATCGCGCTAATCGGCTCCTAAAGTGAACCGTGAGTGATAGATCTGCTTGTTTCCTGGAAGCATACCTGCATTACcgcaggaaaaaaaaatatcaaactaccgtcaaaaatgcattttttgacgaaaactgctccAAATATGCAATGAACTTAATTTGTggcattaaattttcaaataatttaaataaaattacagcCAGAATACAAGTTTCAGCAATTTATCCCATACCCAAAATTCAATCTTAATAATTGTGTAGCTTTTTGTATATGAATTGAGATTCTCTATCCAAAAAGTCAcagtattttttaatcttttatcaTACACGTGTCTCAGAGACGAAAAATTGCAAAGTAATGACTTTAATGTTCTATAGACGAGACAAGTTTTTCTTAGAACAGGTCGAAGAACCTTTAATGtgtattttatgtgaaatttatgTTCTGTATATAGCCAAATTGTTCTTTATAATTCGCAAAAACTATTTCAATTTGTTCAGCGATTTAACGATTTATGGCGTTCCATTGTATTAATTACATGATAAGtttagaaagaaagaaaattaccgatgttgcaaaaaaaaaaacaggatatGAAAATTACACTGATTCTTTTAAAGACGAATTTGAAGAGCAAAAGGTAAGGAAATAATTGAGACGcatggaattttattttaatttatatctCAAACAGTTTTCATTAAACATTAAAGAATAACCTTTGATTGTTCCTCATGGGGTTAGAGGAGAACTCCAAAAATAAACTATTTCTTGTAATTGTACTAATGAGTCGATCAATATGAATTTCTTCAGAGGTTATACTACACATGTCTTGaggaacacaaaaatattttttatttcaattttgaatacaaagtTGAATGAAAGCTCCGTCTCGTGAATTCGAGAATTGCGCAAGATTAGAAcgctcattcattcattcattttcaaccgcttattcctattggggtcgcgggcccatgacatccaaattagcagcccatatttgtcgatcctccgccacttcaggaagatgttcgggttcgatcccgaggcgttccaaggcaagattctgaatttcaTTGAGCCATACCTTGTtttaggtctgcctcgaggtcgacgccttctcacaaatGGTTTGCAtaacttttctggggaatctttatATTAGAACACTTTTAGAGGGATATCTTTGGTGATTTCCAGTGATaaggtacactgagagaaatacgaaaaagttagaataacattccgaaaatgttaattttatcctacagtattgatccgaaatcggtgtaaatattaccctttttaggtgtattataggttaaagttacccttttttcatgttgattttatcctcaaaaggtgtaaaattaacattaaaaaatgttgatatatttttacacccgaaaattgttaaagttatgaccaaaaaaagttaatcgtagcctctttttttctcaatgtagtaACCCCTAACATGAAAACACTTTCTTGGTTTTGCCTAGA encodes the following:
- the LOC129807306 gene encoding nose resistant to fluoxetine protein 6-like, with translation MPMKIFLVFCGIFLSFSTNSAIDSPTESSRNLYSNSSVNWSFVSLNKSFWAANFAKNSTSRPFGVVFGEKQTKSREIHWDKNRLPTVDEDDPVSIHEDGLLKTLGGRFSALGMPFNPAKSSAVSQKCRQQTTRFFSALKNFDLWAVRMLDSSAKLPSGLLNGNVNQLGDFDQCLDVADSVEKIKGQYCLASLQPEVPEKFHRMKYLHQLLQSHSAFRSEFNDPGHRVPRFSTINWALCIPSACSHSDIELSLLEYAKEFTAVTKIDLKVRVEREMCQTKETLPKIDRSTLIAGGVFLTVILIAALMTIYDFRSTSESKNEWFLTFSLKKNTEALFSFSRDANDIASVHGIRFFNASMLIIAHKSMALFFQPYVNRTEMTEYLGQPWTVIGRAASLYTDPFIMLSGLLTTYSLYGRLQRGQPIRIIQEYTGRFLRLVPTLGALILFCTFILPLLGSGPQWNLVVTHHADICKSTWWRNLLFIHNYFGFENMCLTHTHHVGIDTQLFILSPLIAIGLYKWPKRTLMVILAVAGLSTAARYYVTVTRRLSNYICFGTSISQLFDTANYMYILPVHRATVYAMGVLLGYVLRRYRHIRLTPTQLKIGWYSNIALMLVAFFGPAPMGRIGYEYNPTHAAHYAAFAPIAWCSFFAWIIFTSHLGYESLLSRVLSWEGFLVTTRLSYAIYLTQFPVFFYNVGRTRTPDRYEFIPTTLKFNEFLWIYLTSIALTLLFDTPFGNIKKLMFRRSPKQRQSEKVKVEAKTKEIVYSTNVIKSLLD